A single region of the Solwaraspora sp. WMMD791 genome encodes:
- a CDS encoding MFS transporter, which yields MRYFRFLVVGNAVSAYGTYLDMIALSLFAYSLTGSALQTGLFLALRLGTSVLSGFGAGSLASRFDRKRLMVTSDVTQAVALVVLVVAPATAQVGLLYAVAVVTGAGATVTSVALRSSIPEIVGHDQRVRANALLATGRSLAMVAGFASAGVLVSTVGYTGAFLIDAGAFLFSAAVLARLPITTRSVRPAAATTGAPQPSVPASGPADAPQRPGLLAEQLTALRYLRLTPILLALVSLRAVDAFGSASHNVGLPVLSTLLDPQHPAAFMSQFWAIWAIGNIIAQRAVARWARRTGRTINERAFAAGAAIMSVAFILAFTAPPLPLAALAALAAGIADGFTEIAYTTRLQAAPDDQRGYVFGFSATAENLGFGVGMVACSFLLERLSPLTVVTVFHGVAVLLATAFLAVLWTRRRAPA from the coding sequence ATGCGGTACTTCCGGTTCCTGGTGGTCGGCAACGCGGTCTCGGCGTACGGCACCTACCTGGACATGATCGCGCTCAGTCTGTTCGCGTACTCGCTGACCGGCAGCGCGCTGCAGACCGGCCTGTTCCTTGCACTACGCCTGGGCACCAGTGTCCTCAGCGGATTCGGTGCCGGTAGCCTGGCTTCCCGGTTCGACCGCAAACGGCTCATGGTGACGTCCGACGTCACCCAGGCGGTCGCCCTGGTCGTCCTGGTCGTCGCGCCGGCCACCGCGCAGGTCGGCCTGCTGTACGCCGTCGCGGTCGTCACCGGTGCCGGCGCCACCGTCACCAGCGTCGCGCTGCGCAGCAGCATCCCCGAGATCGTCGGCCACGACCAGCGGGTGCGGGCCAACGCGCTGCTCGCCACCGGCCGGTCGCTGGCGATGGTCGCCGGGTTCGCCTCGGCTGGCGTACTGGTCTCCACGGTCGGCTACACCGGCGCGTTCCTCATCGACGCCGGGGCGTTCCTCTTCTCGGCCGCGGTCCTGGCGCGGCTGCCGATCACCACCCGCAGCGTACGTCCGGCGGCGGCCACCACCGGCGCGCCCCAGCCATCCGTACCGGCGTCCGGGCCGGCCGACGCGCCGCAGCGGCCCGGGCTTCTCGCGGAGCAGCTGACGGCCCTGCGCTACCTTCGGCTGACCCCGATCCTGCTCGCACTGGTCAGCCTGCGCGCCGTCGACGCGTTCGGCTCGGCCTCGCACAACGTCGGCCTACCGGTGCTGTCCACTCTGCTCGACCCACAGCATCCAGCCGCGTTCATGTCGCAGTTCTGGGCCATCTGGGCGATCGGCAACATCATCGCGCAACGCGCGGTCGCCCGCTGGGCCAGGCGCACCGGTCGGACCATCAACGAGCGCGCGTTCGCCGCCGGCGCGGCGATCATGTCGGTGGCGTTCATCCTCGCCTTCACCGCGCCGCCGCTCCCGCTGGCCGCCCTGGCCGCCCTGGCCGCCGGCATCGCCGACGGCTTCACCGAGATCGCCTACACCACCCGGCTCCAGGCCGCACCGGACGATCAGCGCGGGTACGTCTTCGGGTTCTCGGCCACCGCGGAGAACCTCGGCTTCGGCGTCGGCATGGTCGCCTGCTCCTTTCTGCTGGAGCGGCTCAGCCCGTTGACCGTGGTCACCGTGTTCCACGGAGTGGCGGTGCTGTTGGCAACGGCGTTCCTGGCCGTGCTGTGGACCCGCCGGCGGGCACCGGCATGA
- a CDS encoding alpha/beta fold hydrolase: MEHWKLTQAYESDAGQVRWDRFGDAAAPPVVLLHGTPFSSYVWRHVVRALTPRHQVYVWDMPGYGSSEMAPGQDVSLASQGRTFAALLAHWELTEPTVVAHDFGGATALRAMLLHGARYRRLALVDAVALGGWGSPFFRLVQRHAEVFSALPSALHRALVREYVSSATAGGLLPDTLEQLVRPWLGDTGQAGFYRQIAQADQAHTAEIEHRFGEVAIPVLVCWGTEDRWIPAAEGRQLARRFPTASLRLIPQAGHLLQEDAPAELTAALLDFVREG; the protein is encoded by the coding sequence ATGGAGCACTGGAAGCTAACCCAAGCGTACGAAAGCGACGCCGGACAGGTCCGGTGGGACCGGTTCGGTGATGCGGCGGCACCGCCTGTCGTACTGTTGCACGGCACTCCCTTCTCCTCCTACGTCTGGCGGCACGTCGTCCGGGCACTGACCCCACGCCACCAGGTCTACGTATGGGACATGCCCGGCTACGGCTCGTCGGAGATGGCCCCGGGCCAGGATGTCTCGCTCGCCTCCCAGGGCCGCACCTTCGCCGCGTTGCTGGCTCACTGGGAACTGACCGAACCGACGGTGGTCGCCCATGACTTCGGCGGAGCCACCGCGTTACGGGCGATGCTGCTGCACGGCGCACGGTACCGACGGCTCGCCCTGGTGGACGCGGTCGCTCTCGGCGGTTGGGGCTCGCCGTTCTTCCGGCTCGTCCAGCGACACGCCGAGGTGTTCAGCGCGCTGCCGTCCGCCCTGCACCGGGCGCTCGTACGGGAGTACGTCAGCTCGGCCACCGCAGGCGGGCTACTACCGGACACGCTGGAACAGCTCGTGCGGCCCTGGCTCGGAGACACCGGCCAAGCCGGCTTCTACCGCCAGATCGCACAGGCCGACCAGGCACACACCGCCGAGATCGAGCACCGCTTCGGCGAGGTCGCCATCCCGGTACTCGTCTGCTGGGGAACCGAGGACCGGTGGATTCCCGCGGCCGAGGGCCGCCAGTTGGCACGGCGGTTCCCGACGGCGTCCCTGCGACTGATCCCGCAGGCCGGTCACCTGCTACAGGAGGACGCGCCGGCGGAGCTCACCGCCGCCCTGCTCGACTTCGTCCGGGAAGGCTGA
- a CDS encoding ThuA domain-containing protein, with protein sequence MERRRALVVRGGWEGHRPVEATELFIPFLERSGYAVRVEESTEIYADAAELAATDLVVQCVTMSQITTEQVAGLAAAIVAGTGFTGWHGGIVDSFRACSDYLHLVGGQFATHPGIQPCDRSGGEKDNFLPHSITITDLGRDHPITAGIEDFDLVTEQYWVLHDDLIEVLATTTHPTRTWHPWHRPVTSPAIWTRNWGAGRIVVTTPGHSLDVLEHPGVRTVIERGMVWATRTASAS encoded by the coding sequence GTGGAGCGGCGCAGAGCCCTGGTGGTCCGGGGCGGGTGGGAAGGACACCGGCCGGTCGAGGCGACGGAGCTGTTCATCCCGTTCCTGGAACGCAGCGGATACGCGGTACGGGTGGAGGAGTCGACGGAGATCTACGCCGACGCCGCCGAACTGGCCGCCACCGACCTCGTCGTGCAATGCGTGACGATGTCACAGATCACCACGGAGCAGGTGGCGGGTCTGGCCGCGGCGATCGTGGCCGGGACCGGTTTCACCGGCTGGCACGGCGGCATCGTCGACTCGTTCCGTGCCTGTTCGGACTACCTGCACCTGGTGGGCGGCCAGTTCGCCACCCACCCCGGCATCCAGCCGTGTGACCGCAGCGGCGGCGAGAAGGACAACTTCCTGCCACACTCGATCACGATCACCGACCTGGGCCGGGACCATCCGATCACCGCCGGGATCGAGGACTTCGACCTGGTCACCGAGCAGTACTGGGTGCTGCACGACGATCTGATCGAGGTGCTGGCCACCACCACCCACCCGACGCGGACGTGGCATCCGTGGCACCGTCCGGTCACCTCGCCGGCGATCTGGACCCGCAACTGGGGTGCCGGGCGGATCGTCGTGACGACTCCCGGACACAGCCTCGACGTGCTGGAGCACCCGGGTGTGCGTACCGTCATCGAAAGGGGGATGGTGTGGGCGACCCGCACGGCATCGGCGTCGTAG
- a CDS encoding Gfo/Idh/MocA family oxidoreductase, with the protein MGDPHGIGVVGLGVISRAYLDTLADHPAVRVVAVADLDAARAVAAAARIPGAEAVSVERLLHHPDVATVLNLTIPAAHEEISGAAITAGRNVYVEKPLTVTFPQGRSIIDRAASAGVHVGCAPDTVLGTGTQTARAAIDGGLIGRPLSASAVMVTPGHERWHPEPDFYYAPGGGPLMDMGPYYISALIHLLGPVRAVIGAASRLRDARVIGSGPRLGQRIPVEVPTHVTGVLEHVGGALTTLTTSFDGVATTAAPIEVHGEDGTLAVPDPNTFDGEVRHLALDGPGWRALAPRAGYVAAARGIGLIDLIRADQTCPPRASGELALHVLDIMTALLRSAAEGRRIELTTAVDRPMPVPFTPAEDWLSAPSSGH; encoded by the coding sequence GTGGGCGACCCGCACGGCATCGGCGTCGTAGGTCTCGGGGTCATCTCCCGCGCGTACCTGGACACGCTCGCCGACCATCCAGCCGTGCGCGTCGTCGCGGTGGCCGACCTGGACGCGGCCCGGGCCGTCGCCGCCGCCGCCAGGATCCCGGGCGCCGAGGCGGTGAGCGTCGAGCGACTGCTGCACCACCCCGACGTGGCGACGGTGCTCAACCTGACGATCCCGGCGGCACACGAAGAGATCTCGGGCGCGGCGATCACCGCCGGCCGCAACGTCTACGTCGAGAAGCCGCTCACCGTCACGTTCCCACAGGGCCGGTCGATCATCGACCGGGCCGCGTCGGCCGGCGTCCACGTCGGGTGCGCGCCGGACACCGTCCTGGGCACCGGTACGCAGACCGCCCGCGCGGCGATCGACGGTGGACTGATCGGGCGCCCGCTCTCCGCGTCGGCCGTCATGGTCACCCCGGGGCACGAGCGCTGGCACCCCGAACCCGACTTCTACTACGCCCCGGGCGGCGGTCCGCTGATGGACATGGGGCCGTACTACATCTCGGCGCTGATCCACCTGCTCGGTCCGGTCCGGGCGGTGATCGGGGCGGCCAGCCGGCTGCGCGACGCCCGGGTCATCGGTTCGGGACCTCGCCTCGGGCAGCGGATTCCGGTCGAGGTGCCCACCCACGTGACCGGTGTGCTGGAACACGTGGGTGGTGCCCTGACCACCCTCACGACCAGCTTCGACGGTGTCGCGACGACGGCCGCGCCGATCGAGGTGCACGGGGAGGACGGCACCCTCGCCGTACCCGATCCGAACACCTTCGACGGCGAGGTCCGCCACCTCGCGCTCGACGGCCCCGGCTGGCGCGCCCTCGCACCACGGGCCGGTTACGTCGCCGCCGCCCGGGGGATCGGGCTGATCGACCTGATCCGGGCTGACCAGACGTGTCCGCCACGGGCCAGCGGCGAGCTCGCGCTGCACGTACTCGACATCATGACCGCGCTGCTCCGGTCGGCTGCCGAGGGCCGGCGGATCGAGTTGACGACGGCGGTCGACCGTCCGATGCCTGTCCCGTTCACCCCGGCCGAGGACTGGCTGTCAGCCCCGTCGTCCGGGCACTGA
- a CDS encoding tetratricopeptide repeat protein: MRVQDLAVAERSSPAPVTAPNDAQPWVSAQPERGLDAGWSRSADAGVHARYRLHDLVRVFARELLNSHVPAAERAAAMERYLRCLLFLARAAHRREYGGDYTVLYSAVDLWELPQHLVESLLADPIEWLASEHAGLVASVRIAADLRISDLCWNLAVAAVTLFEAKLHREDWLHTHEVALETTIRHGDGYGEAAVRCSRAGLALIEQRLQDAESDLSRALTWFEGTDDQRGRGLALRSLASIDRLRGREDRAESRYLRALPDLRTAGDRVAEAHVLINLAQLRTDRAEPEECERLLRAALTICTDVGARRVAAQARHRLGQFYLARGEYEQAEAQFTEVLETTTTTDDPVGKVYAWLGIGAVRIQRGQLDQARDALTEVLGQTRRTGNRLVEGRAILMLAELALRHGDQPTVRRRLVDAEEAFAEIGAQRWLERVNDLRRQLTEPVSPTACHPT, translated from the coding sequence ATGAGAGTGCAGGACCTCGCCGTGGCCGAGCGCAGCTCGCCGGCGCCGGTGACCGCGCCGAACGACGCGCAACCGTGGGTCTCGGCGCAGCCGGAGCGCGGACTCGATGCCGGCTGGTCGAGGTCCGCCGACGCCGGAGTGCACGCCCGGTACCGACTCCACGATCTGGTACGGGTCTTCGCCCGGGAGTTGCTCAACTCGCACGTACCGGCTGCGGAGCGAGCAGCCGCGATGGAGCGGTATCTGCGGTGCCTGCTGTTCCTGGCCCGGGCCGCCCACCGCCGGGAGTACGGCGGTGACTACACCGTCCTGTACTCCGCGGTGGATCTATGGGAGCTTCCGCAACACCTGGTGGAGTCGCTACTCGCCGACCCGATCGAATGGCTCGCGTCGGAGCATGCCGGCCTGGTCGCCAGCGTCCGGATCGCCGCCGATCTACGGATCAGTGATCTCTGCTGGAATCTCGCCGTCGCCGCAGTGACGTTGTTCGAGGCGAAACTGCACCGCGAAGACTGGCTCCACACGCATGAAGTCGCGCTGGAGACCACCATCCGGCACGGCGACGGGTACGGGGAGGCGGCGGTGCGCTGCTCGCGCGCTGGTCTGGCGCTGATCGAGCAACGGCTCCAGGACGCCGAGAGCGACCTGTCACGGGCATTGACCTGGTTCGAGGGCACCGACGATCAACGCGGCCGGGGGTTGGCCCTGCGGAGCCTGGCCTCGATCGACCGCCTGCGTGGACGGGAGGACCGCGCCGAGTCGCGGTATCTGCGCGCCCTGCCGGACCTGCGTACCGCTGGTGACCGGGTGGCCGAGGCGCATGTGCTCATCAACCTCGCCCAGCTGCGCACCGACCGCGCGGAACCCGAGGAGTGCGAGCGGCTGCTACGCGCTGCCCTGACGATCTGCACCGATGTCGGGGCCCGTCGGGTCGCGGCCCAGGCACGGCACCGGCTGGGTCAGTTCTATCTCGCCCGGGGCGAGTACGAGCAGGCGGAGGCGCAGTTCACCGAGGTGCTGGAGACCACCACGACGACCGACGATCCGGTTGGCAAGGTCTACGCCTGGCTGGGGATCGGCGCGGTACGAATCCAGCGCGGGCAGCTCGATCAGGCCCGGGACGCACTCACCGAAGTGCTCGGACAGACCCGTCGTACCGGAAATCGTCTGGTCGAAGGGCGGGCGATTCTGATGCTGGCGGAGCTGGCGCTGCGGCACGGCGATCAGCCGACTGTGCGGCGGCGGTTGGTGGACGCCGAGGAGGCGTTCGCCGAGATCGGCGCGCAGCGGTGGCTGGAGCGGGTGAACGACCTGCGACGACAGCTCACGGAGCCGGTCAGTCCCACGGCGTGTCACCCGACGTGA
- the metE gene encoding 5-methyltetrahydropteroyltriglutamate--homocysteine S-methyltransferase — translation MTTAFGQSTVLGYPRIGANRELKRAVEAYWAGGIDAASLEEIAAGLRAEVWRTLADARLGAIPSNTFSYYDHMLDTAVAVGAVPARFARLGLGELDTYFAMARGVDAEPALELTKWFDTNYHYLVPEIDPGLAFRANPAKALGEYAEARRLGITTRPVLVGPATFLLLAKGDDPFARLDELVEVYAEILAALAAAGAAWVQLDEPAYVADRTAAEVDALRRVYDRLGAATHRPRIFVATYFGELGDALPALLDTPVEAVGLDLVAGPGNLDRLAAAGPLRGRTVVAGLVDGRNVWRTDLRAAYAVGAAVAGLADHVAVASSCSLLHVPVDLSVEVGLDPELSTRLAFARQKVDEVVLLGRAVRDGVATLPAPLPEAPGGWRHDDVRARLAALGPADRRRGDYSDRAAAQQRRLGLPELPTTTIGSFPQTDELRRARAAHRAGRLDDAGYAQRMRAEIAHVVGLQEQLGLDVLVHGEPERNDMVQYFGEQLTGFAATEHGWVQSYGSRCVRPPIIYGDVVRRAPMTVDWSTYAQSLTSRPVKGMLTGPVTILAWSFVRTDQPLAETADQVALALRDECQDLEAAGIRVIQVDEPALRETLPPRRADQQAYLDWAVGAFRLATSGVADDTQIHTHLCYSEFGEVITAIDALDADVTSIEASRSKMEVLDDLAAIGYRRGVGPGVWDIHSPRVPALGEVVEALRRAGAAVPAGRLWVNPDCGLKTRGYAEVEASLRHLVAAAGQLRGN, via the coding sequence GTGACCACCGCATTCGGCCAGAGCACTGTGCTCGGCTATCCGCGCATCGGCGCGAATCGCGAGTTGAAGAGGGCTGTCGAGGCGTACTGGGCCGGCGGCATCGACGCCGCGTCGTTGGAGGAGATCGCTGCTGGGCTGCGGGCCGAGGTCTGGCGGACGTTGGCCGACGCCCGACTCGGCGCGATCCCGTCGAACACGTTCTCCTACTACGACCACATGCTCGACACCGCTGTCGCCGTCGGCGCGGTCCCCGCCCGGTTCGCCCGGCTCGGGCTCGGTGAGTTGGACACCTACTTCGCGATGGCACGCGGGGTCGACGCCGAGCCGGCGTTGGAGCTGACGAAGTGGTTCGACACGAACTATCACTACCTGGTGCCGGAGATCGACCCGGGCCTCGCCTTCCGGGCGAACCCGGCCAAGGCACTGGGCGAGTACGCCGAAGCCCGTCGACTGGGCATCACCACCCGGCCTGTGCTGGTCGGGCCGGCCACGTTCCTGCTGTTGGCCAAGGGGGACGATCCGTTCGCCCGCCTGGACGAGCTGGTCGAGGTGTACGCCGAGATCCTCGCCGCGCTGGCGGCGGCGGGCGCGGCCTGGGTGCAGCTGGACGAACCGGCGTACGTGGCCGACCGCACCGCGGCCGAGGTCGACGCGCTGCGCCGCGTCTACGACCGGCTCGGGGCTGCCACCCATCGGCCGAGGATCTTCGTGGCCACCTACTTCGGGGAACTCGGCGACGCCCTGCCCGCCCTGCTGGACACCCCGGTGGAGGCTGTCGGGCTGGACCTGGTGGCCGGGCCGGGCAACCTCGACCGGCTCGCCGCCGCCGGTCCGCTGCGCGGCCGGACGGTCGTGGCCGGTCTGGTGGACGGGCGGAACGTCTGGCGTACGGACCTGCGTGCCGCCTACGCCGTGGGGGCGGCCGTCGCCGGGCTTGCCGATCACGTCGCTGTCGCCAGCTCCTGCTCCCTGCTGCACGTCCCGGTGGATCTCTCGGTCGAGGTCGGACTCGACCCGGAGCTGTCCACCCGGCTGGCGTTCGCTCGGCAGAAGGTCGACGAGGTGGTCCTGCTCGGCAGGGCGGTGCGCGACGGCGTCGCCACCCTGCCCGCGCCGCTGCCGGAGGCTCCGGGCGGGTGGCGGCACGACGACGTACGTGCCCGGCTGGCCGCTCTCGGCCCCGCCGACCGTCGACGTGGCGACTACTCGGATCGGGCTGCCGCGCAGCAGCGGCGGCTGGGCCTGCCGGAGTTGCCGACCACCACGATCGGTTCGTTCCCGCAGACCGACGAGTTGCGTAGGGCCCGCGCCGCACACCGTGCCGGCCGCCTCGACGACGCCGGCTATGCCCAGCGGATGCGCGCCGAGATCGCACATGTCGTCGGGCTGCAGGAGCAGCTGGGTCTGGACGTGCTGGTGCACGGCGAACCCGAACGCAACGACATGGTGCAGTACTTCGGCGAACAGTTGACCGGCTTCGCCGCCACGGAGCACGGCTGGGTCCAGTCGTACGGCTCCCGGTGTGTCCGCCCGCCGATCATCTACGGCGACGTGGTCCGCAGAGCGCCGATGACTGTCGACTGGTCCACCTACGCCCAGTCGCTCACCAGCAGGCCGGTCAAGGGGATGCTGACCGGTCCGGTGACGATCCTGGCCTGGTCGTTCGTCCGTACCGACCAGCCGTTGGCGGAGACCGCCGACCAGGTCGCGCTGGCCCTTCGCGACGAGTGCCAGGATCTGGAGGCCGCCGGGATCCGGGTGATCCAGGTCGACGAGCCGGCGCTGCGGGAGACCTTGCCGCCGCGTCGGGCCGACCAGCAGGCGTACCTGGACTGGGCGGTCGGGGCGTTCCGGCTGGCCACCAGCGGCGTCGCCGACGATACCCAGATCCACACCCATCTGTGCTACTCCGAGTTCGGCGAGGTGATCACCGCGATCGACGCCCTCGACGCGGACGTGACCAGCATCGAGGCGTCCCGGTCGAAGATGGAGGTCCTCGACGACCTTGCCGCGATCGGTTACCGGCGCGGTGTCGGACCGGGGGTGTGGGACATCCACTCGCCCCGGGTGCCGGCCCTCGGTGAGGTCGTCGAGGCGCTGCGTCGGGCGGGCGCGGCGGTGCCGGCCGGGCGGTTGTGGGTCAACCCGGACTGCGGTCTGAAGACCCGCGGCTACGCCGAGGTCGAGGCGTCGCTGCGGCATCTGGTCGCCGCCGCTGGCCAGCTGCGCGGGAACTGA
- a CDS encoding RNA polymerase sigma factor, with product MGRPTILGPEDQEDIVRAFREESGRVVAALIRLTGDWDLAEDCTQDAFVEALRTWPESGVPRRPGAWLMTVARNRAYDRLRRATTESSKLRELAALAVDTGSDDADDAGAEIQDDRLRLMFTCCHPALPLEARVALTLRTLAGLTTAEIARAFLLPVPTMAKRLVRAKRKIANAAIPFRVPPPNLLPERTSGVLAVLYLLFNEGYASSGGAELARDGLCMDAIRLTRALVGLLPGEPEAAGLLALMLLQHSRRRARVDADGDLITLENQDRSLWDRVEIDEAIGLLDGLGSQRIGPYQVQAAIAACHAEAACAADTDWARIVALYGRLAELTPSPVVALNRAVAVAMVDGPETALRLVDDLDDSGQLRDYHLLPALRADLLRRLGRRGDAAASYRRALGLTGNEAERRYLSRRMDEMTRAGTGAWTPGP from the coding sequence ATGGGGCGGCCGACCATCTTGGGCCCGGAGGACCAGGAGGACATCGTCCGTGCGTTCCGGGAGGAGTCGGGACGAGTCGTCGCGGCGCTGATCCGGCTGACCGGTGACTGGGACCTGGCCGAGGACTGCACCCAGGACGCCTTTGTGGAGGCACTGCGTACCTGGCCCGAATCCGGGGTGCCGCGCCGTCCTGGCGCCTGGCTCATGACGGTGGCCCGCAACCGGGCCTACGACCGGTTGCGGCGCGCGACCACGGAGAGCAGCAAGCTGCGGGAGCTCGCCGCCCTGGCCGTTGACACCGGCTCCGACGACGCCGACGACGCGGGGGCAGAGATCCAGGACGATCGTCTTCGCCTCATGTTCACCTGCTGCCATCCGGCGCTGCCGCTGGAGGCCAGGGTGGCGCTCACCCTGCGTACTTTGGCGGGCCTGACGACCGCGGAGATCGCCCGCGCGTTCCTGTTGCCCGTGCCGACCATGGCCAAGCGCCTGGTCCGTGCGAAGCGGAAGATCGCCAACGCGGCGATACCCTTCCGGGTGCCGCCGCCGAACCTGCTGCCGGAGCGTACGTCTGGGGTGCTGGCGGTGCTCTACCTGTTGTTCAACGAGGGCTACGCGTCGTCCGGCGGCGCGGAGCTGGCCCGTGACGGGCTGTGCATGGACGCGATCCGGCTGACCCGGGCGCTGGTCGGGTTGTTGCCCGGCGAGCCCGAGGCGGCCGGGCTGCTCGCACTCATGCTCTTGCAGCACTCCCGGCGCCGGGCGCGGGTCGACGCCGACGGTGACCTGATCACCCTGGAGAACCAGGACCGTTCGCTCTGGGACCGGGTGGAGATCGACGAGGCGATCGGCCTACTAGACGGGCTGGGCAGCCAGCGGATCGGCCCATACCAGGTCCAAGCCGCCATCGCGGCCTGTCACGCCGAGGCGGCCTGTGCCGCGGACACCGACTGGGCGCGGATAGTCGCCCTGTACGGACGCCTCGCAGAGCTGACCCCCTCACCGGTGGTGGCGCTGAACCGGGCGGTCGCGGTAGCCATGGTCGATGGCCCGGAGACGGCCCTGCGGCTGGTCGATGACCTGGACGACTCCGGCCAGCTGCGCGACTATCACTTGTTGCCGGCGCTGCGCGCCGACCTACTGCGCCGCCTCGGCCGCCGGGGAGACGCCGCCGCGAGTTACCGGCGTGCGCTCGGGCTCACCGGCAATGAGGCTGAGCGCCGTTACCTGAGCCGTCGGATGGACGAGATGACCAGGGCCGGGACGGGGGCGTGGACGCCTGGCCCCTGA
- a CDS encoding alpha/beta hydrolase, producing MNFPEPSLVPVNGVKLEVFEAGRRNAGKPIVLCHGWPEHAYSWRHQMPALAAAGYHVIVPNQRGYGNSSRPTEVTDYDIAHLSGDLVALLDHYGYDDATFVGHDWGAMVVWGLTLLHPDRVNKVINLSLPYQERGETPWIELMEAIRGADFYFVHFNRQPGVADAVFDENTFQFLRNLYRKNVPLMEPQPGMAFIDLARAEAPLGEPVMSDSELAVFVAAFESSGFTGSINWYRNLDRNWHLLADVDPIIRQPTLMIYGDRDTIAKSDRLAEFVPNVDVATLDCGHWIQQEKPEETTRAILTWLERLEAR from the coding sequence ATGAACTTCCCCGAACCCAGTCTTGTCCCCGTCAACGGCGTCAAGCTCGAAGTCTTCGAAGCCGGCCGGCGCAACGCCGGAAAGCCGATCGTGCTCTGTCACGGCTGGCCGGAGCATGCCTACTCCTGGCGCCATCAGATGCCGGCCCTGGCAGCGGCGGGCTACCACGTCATCGTCCCGAACCAGCGCGGCTACGGCAATTCGTCGCGCCCGACCGAGGTGACCGACTACGACATCGCCCACCTGTCGGGCGACCTCGTCGCACTTCTCGATCACTACGGGTACGACGATGCCACCTTCGTCGGTCACGACTGGGGTGCGATGGTCGTCTGGGGGCTGACCCTGCTGCATCCGGACCGGGTGAACAAGGTGATCAACCTGAGCCTGCCGTACCAGGAGCGCGGCGAAACCCCCTGGATCGAGCTGATGGAGGCCATCCGCGGCGCCGACTTCTACTTCGTCCACTTCAACCGACAGCCGGGCGTCGCGGACGCCGTGTTCGACGAGAACACCTTCCAGTTCCTCCGCAACCTGTACCGGAAGAACGTGCCGCTGATGGAACCTCAGCCCGGCATGGCGTTCATCGACCTGGCCAGGGCGGAAGCGCCACTCGGTGAGCCGGTGATGAGCGACAGCGAACTGGCCGTCTTCGTCGCCGCCTTCGAGTCGTCCGGGTTCACCGGCAGCATCAACTGGTACCGCAACCTTGACCGCAACTGGCACCTGCTGGCGGACGTCGACCCGATCATCCGACAGCCCACACTGATGATCTACGGCGACCGGGACACGATCGCGAAGTCCGACCGACTGGCGGAGTTCGTGCCCAACGTGGACGTTGCCACCCTGGACTGCGGCCACTGGATTCAGCAGGAGAAGCCGGAGGAGACCACCCGAGCGATCCTGACCTGGCTGGAGCGGCTGGAAGCCAGGTAA
- a CDS encoding WYL domain-containing protein has translation MRTDRLVAVLLLLQQREQVTAAEVARELEVSERTARRDLDALAMAGVPVYATQGRGGGWRLVGGARTDLSGLTASEARALFLVAGPASATTPAVRSALRKLVRALPEPFRAQAEAAASSIAVDPRRWGASRVDRPPPRFLDELQDAVIRGVQVRLGYVDSTGTVTERTVHPLGVVAKRPWWYLVATTGAGRRTFRIDRVSSVDPTDDPVHRPADFDLAGSWREIADEVDRRRMPVEIRAVCAPDGIGTLRMALGDRLEVGGPTADGRIEVVIRGYSESSLAGELAWQVEWLEVTGPAGVRDQLAAIGTALVERYGGTARSPRLPRLIGGR, from the coding sequence ATGCGCACCGACCGGCTGGTGGCCGTACTCCTGCTGTTGCAGCAGCGCGAGCAGGTCACGGCGGCGGAGGTCGCCCGGGAGTTGGAGGTCTCCGAACGCACCGCCCGCCGCGACCTCGACGCCCTGGCCATGGCCGGGGTGCCCGTGTACGCCACGCAGGGCCGAGGCGGTGGCTGGCGCCTCGTGGGCGGGGCCCGTACCGACCTGTCCGGGTTGACCGCGAGCGAGGCCCGCGCGCTGTTCCTGGTCGCCGGCCCGGCCTCGGCCACGACCCCGGCCGTGCGATCAGCGCTGCGCAAACTCGTCCGCGCCCTGCCGGAGCCCTTCCGGGCGCAGGCCGAGGCGGCGGCGTCGTCGATCGCCGTCGACCCGCGACGATGGGGGGCGAGCCGGGTCGACCGCCCACCGCCTCGCTTCCTCGACGAACTCCAGGACGCGGTGATCCGGGGCGTCCAGGTGCGGCTCGGCTACGTCGACAGCACCGGCACCGTGACCGAGCGGACCGTCCACCCGCTGGGCGTCGTCGCCAAGCGCCCGTGGTGGTACCTCGTCGCCACCACCGGGGCCGGCCGGCGGACCTTCCGGATCGACCGGGTGTCGTCCGTCGACCCGACCGACGATCCGGTGCACCGGCCGGCGGACTTCGACCTCGCCGGGAGCTGGCGGGAGATCGCCGACGAGGTCGACCGCCGGCGGATGCCCGTCGAGATCCGGGCGGTCTGCGCACCCGACGGGATCGGCACGCTCCGGATGGCGCTCGGCGACCGGCTCGAGGTGGGCGGCCCCACGGCCGACGGCCGCATCGAGGTCGTGATCCGGGGCTACAGCGAGTCCTCGCTCGCCGGCGAGCTCGCCTGGCAGGTCGAATGGCTGGAGGTTACCGGCCCCGCCGGTGTGCGGGACCAGTTGGCCGCGATCGGCACCGCACTCGTCGAGCGATACGGCGGAACCGCTCGAAGTCCGAGGCTGCCCCGCCTGATAGGCGGAAGATAG